In a single window of the Equus quagga isolate Etosha38 chromosome 7, UCLA_HA_Equagga_1.0, whole genome shotgun sequence genome:
- the CORO1A gene encoding coronin-1A isoform X2: protein MSRQVVRSSKFRHVFGQPAKADQCYEDVRVSQTTWDSGFCAVNPKFVALICEASGGGAFLVLPLGKTGRVDKNAPTVCGHTAPVLDIAWCPHNDNVIASGSEDCTVMVWEIPDGGLVLPLREAVVTLEGHTKRVGIVAWHPTAQNVLLSAGCDNVILVWDVGTGATMLMLGTDVHPDTIYSVDWSRDGALICTSCRDKRVRIIEPRKGTVVAEKDRPHEGTRPVRAVFVSDGKILTTGFNRMSERQVALWDMKHLEEPLSLQELDTSSGVLLPFFDPDTNIVYLCGKGDSSIRYFEITSEAPFLHYLSMFSSKESQRGMGYMPKRGLEVNKCEIARFYKLHERRCEPIAMTVPRKSDLFQEDLYPPTAGPDAALTAEEWLGGRNAGPLLISLKDGYVPPKSRELRVNRGLDTGRRKTAPEASGTPSSDAVSRLEEEMRKLQATVQELQKRLDRLEETVQAK from the exons ATGAGCCGACAAGTGGTCCGCTCCAGCAAGTTCCGCCATGTGTTTGGGCAGCCAGCCAAGGCCGACCAGTGCTATGAGGATGTGCGCGTCTCGCAGACCACCTGGGACAGTGGCTTCTGTGCTGTCAACCCCAAGTTCGTGGCCCTCATATGTGAGGCCAGCGGGGGAGGGGCCTTCCTGGTGCTGCCCCTGGGCAAG ACTGGACGTGTGGACAAGAATGCGCCCACGGTCTGTGGCCACACAGCCCCTGTGCTGGACATCGCCTGGTGCCCGCACAACGATAACGTCATTGCCAGTGGCTCCGAGGATTGCACAGTCATG GTGTGGGAGATCCCTGACGGGGGCCTGGTGCTGCCCCTGAGGGAAGCTGTCGTCACCCTGGAGGGCCACACCAAGCGCGTGGGCATCGTAGCCTGGCACCCCACAGCCCAGAATGTGCTGCTCAGTGCAG GTTGTGACAACGTGATCCTGGTGTGGGATGTGGGCACTGGGGCCACCATGCTGATGCTGGGCACGGACGTGCACCCGGATACAATCTACAGTGTGGACTGGAGCCGAGACGGTGCCCTCATCTGCACCTCCTGCCGTGACAAGCGTGTGCGCATCATCGAGCCCCGCAAAGGCACTGTTGTAGCT GAGAAGGACCGCCCCCACGAGGGGACCAGGCCTGTGCGCGCTGTGTTTGTATCAGATGGAAAGATCCTGACCACAGGCTTCAACCGAATGAGTGAGCGGCAGGTGGCGCTGTGGGACATG AAGCACCTGGAGGAGCCGCTGTCCCTGCAGGAGCTGGACACTAGCAGTGGCGTCTTACTGCCCTTCTTCGACCCCGACACCAACATTGTCTACCTCTGTGGCAAG GGTGACAGCTCTATCCGGTACTTCGAGATCACTTCTGAGGCCCCATTCCTGCACTATCTCTCCATGTTCAGTTCTAAGGAGTCCCAGCGTGGCATGGGCTACATGCCCAAACGTGGCCTGGAGGTGAACAAGTGTGAGATTGCCAG ATTCTACAAGCTGCACGAGCGGAGGTGTGAGCCCATTGCCATGACAGTGCCTAGAAAG TCGGACCTGTTCCAGGAGGACCTGTACCCACCCACTGCAGGGCCGGATGCTGCCCTCACAGCTGAGGAGTGGCTGGGGGGTCGGAATGCCGGGCCCCTCCTCATTTCCCTCAAGGATGGCTACGTGCCCCCAAAGAGCCGGGAGCTGAGGGTCAACCGGGGCCTGGATACTGGGCGCAGGAAGACAGCACCAGAGGCCAGTGGCACTCCTAGCTCG GATGCTGTATCCCGGCTGGAGGAAGAGATGAGGAAGCTCCAGGCCACTGTGCAGGAGCTACAGAAGCGCTTGGATAGGCTGGAGGAGACAGTCCAGGCCAAGTAG
- the CORO1A gene encoding coronin-1A isoform X1 gives MCKKAAATFSNLDQKKRKRMSRQVVRSSKFRHVFGQPAKADQCYEDVRVSQTTWDSGFCAVNPKFVALICEASGGGAFLVLPLGKTGRVDKNAPTVCGHTAPVLDIAWCPHNDNVIASGSEDCTVMVWEIPDGGLVLPLREAVVTLEGHTKRVGIVAWHPTAQNVLLSAGCDNVILVWDVGTGATMLMLGTDVHPDTIYSVDWSRDGALICTSCRDKRVRIIEPRKGTVVAEKDRPHEGTRPVRAVFVSDGKILTTGFNRMSERQVALWDMKHLEEPLSLQELDTSSGVLLPFFDPDTNIVYLCGKGDSSIRYFEITSEAPFLHYLSMFSSKESQRGMGYMPKRGLEVNKCEIARFYKLHERRCEPIAMTVPRKSDLFQEDLYPPTAGPDAALTAEEWLGGRNAGPLLISLKDGYVPPKSRELRVNRGLDTGRRKTAPEASGTPSSDAVSRLEEEMRKLQATVQELQKRLDRLEETVQAK, from the exons GATGAGCCGACAAGTGGTCCGCTCCAGCAAGTTCCGCCATGTGTTTGGGCAGCCAGCCAAGGCCGACCAGTGCTATGAGGATGTGCGCGTCTCGCAGACCACCTGGGACAGTGGCTTCTGTGCTGTCAACCCCAAGTTCGTGGCCCTCATATGTGAGGCCAGCGGGGGAGGGGCCTTCCTGGTGCTGCCCCTGGGCAAG ACTGGACGTGTGGACAAGAATGCGCCCACGGTCTGTGGCCACACAGCCCCTGTGCTGGACATCGCCTGGTGCCCGCACAACGATAACGTCATTGCCAGTGGCTCCGAGGATTGCACAGTCATG GTGTGGGAGATCCCTGACGGGGGCCTGGTGCTGCCCCTGAGGGAAGCTGTCGTCACCCTGGAGGGCCACACCAAGCGCGTGGGCATCGTAGCCTGGCACCCCACAGCCCAGAATGTGCTGCTCAGTGCAG GTTGTGACAACGTGATCCTGGTGTGGGATGTGGGCACTGGGGCCACCATGCTGATGCTGGGCACGGACGTGCACCCGGATACAATCTACAGTGTGGACTGGAGCCGAGACGGTGCCCTCATCTGCACCTCCTGCCGTGACAAGCGTGTGCGCATCATCGAGCCCCGCAAAGGCACTGTTGTAGCT GAGAAGGACCGCCCCCACGAGGGGACCAGGCCTGTGCGCGCTGTGTTTGTATCAGATGGAAAGATCCTGACCACAGGCTTCAACCGAATGAGTGAGCGGCAGGTGGCGCTGTGGGACATG AAGCACCTGGAGGAGCCGCTGTCCCTGCAGGAGCTGGACACTAGCAGTGGCGTCTTACTGCCCTTCTTCGACCCCGACACCAACATTGTCTACCTCTGTGGCAAG GGTGACAGCTCTATCCGGTACTTCGAGATCACTTCTGAGGCCCCATTCCTGCACTATCTCTCCATGTTCAGTTCTAAGGAGTCCCAGCGTGGCATGGGCTACATGCCCAAACGTGGCCTGGAGGTGAACAAGTGTGAGATTGCCAG ATTCTACAAGCTGCACGAGCGGAGGTGTGAGCCCATTGCCATGACAGTGCCTAGAAAG TCGGACCTGTTCCAGGAGGACCTGTACCCACCCACTGCAGGGCCGGATGCTGCCCTCACAGCTGAGGAGTGGCTGGGGGGTCGGAATGCCGGGCCCCTCCTCATTTCCCTCAAGGATGGCTACGTGCCCCCAAAGAGCCGGGAGCTGAGGGTCAACCGGGGCCTGGATACTGGGCGCAGGAAGACAGCACCAGAGGCCAGTGGCACTCCTAGCTCG GATGCTGTATCCCGGCTGGAGGAAGAGATGAGGAAGCTCCAGGCCACTGTGCAGGAGCTACAGAAGCGCTTGGATAGGCTGGAGGAGACAGTCCAGGCCAAGTAG
- the BOLA2B gene encoding bolA-like protein 2 — MELSAEYLREKLQRDLEAEHVEVEDTTPNRCASSFRVLVVSAKFQGKPLLQRHRLVNTCLAEELPHIHAFEQKTLTPEQWARERQK; from the exons ATGGAGCTCAGCGCCGAATACCTCCGGGAGAAGCTGCAGCGGGACCTGGAGGCAGAGCACGTG GAAGTGGAGGACACGACTCCCAACCGTTGCGCGTCCAGTTTCCGAGTCCTGGTGGTGTCGGCCAAGTTTCAGGGGAAGCCGCTGCTTCAGAGACACCG GCTGGTGAACACGTGCTTAGCAGAAGAACTCCCGCACATCCATGCCTTTGAGCAGAAAACCCTAACCCCAGAGCAGTGGGCCCGTGAGCGGCAGAAATAA